In Caldisphaera lagunensis DSM 15908, a single genomic region encodes these proteins:
- a CDS encoding metallophosphoesterase family protein produces MKFLLVSDIHKSNKMFKGINEYFAIEWLLNLIDDIKPDVLISAGDWDEGMSENDFIEIERKVTLITIYGNHENFPLIIPRSIQNGKIYDFEGLKISGLNGLIEVGRTKKNNESHYLTTDDAINIARKINRKLKGSKLNIFISHQPPYLPDLYPNMRKSESSIVMLKLVEMLRPSLFFNGHMTGGCYSYYEFPNGTKYLRVDSSQQFKCYAILTDLTIDVYEEKRKIFSFNIS; encoded by the coding sequence ATGAAATTTTTGCTTGTAAGTGATATACATAAATCAAATAAAATGTTTAAAGGAATAAATGAATATTTTGCAATAGAATGGTTATTAAATTTAATTGATGATATAAAACCTGATGTATTGATATCAGCAGGAGATTGGGATGAAGGTATGTCAGAAAATGATTTTATAGAAATTGAAAGAAAGGTTACATTAATAACTATATATGGCAATCATGAAAATTTTCCTTTAATTATTCCTCGTTCTATTCAAAATGGAAAAATTTATGATTTTGAAGGTTTAAAGATTTCTGGTTTAAATGGGTTGATTGAAGTAGGAAGAACAAAGAAAAATAATGAATCGCATTATTTAACAACAGATGATGCTATAAATATAGCAAGAAAAATAAATAGAAAATTAAAAGGCTCAAAGCTAAACATATTTATTTCACATCAACCACCTTATTTACCAGATCTATATCCAAATATGAGAAAAAGTGAATCTAGCATTGTTATGCTTAAACTCGTTGAAATGTTAAGGCCTTCATTATTTTTTAATGGACATATGACAGGTGGTTGCTATTCATATTACGAATTTCCCAATGGAACTAAGTATTTGAGGGTAGACTCGTCTCAACAATTTAAATGTTATGCAATATTAACAGATTTAACAATAGATGTATATGAAGAAA
- a CDS encoding UxaA family hydrolase translates to MLRKADALALNENDNVAVSLRELNKNEKALVIRGNEKIEVEIIDKIPYGHKFSLFNIKKGDYIIKYGEIIGIATSDIPKGAHVHVHNVKGLRAGEK, encoded by the coding sequence ATGTTAAGAAAAGCAGATGCTCTTGCTTTAAATGAAAATGATAATGTTGCAGTTTCTCTTAGAGAATTAAACAAAAATGAAAAGGCTTTAGTTATTAGGGGAAATGAAAAAATCGAAGTTGAAATTATTGATAAAATACCGTATGGCCACAAATTTTCTTTATTTAATATAAAAAAGGGTGATTATATCATAAAATATGGTGAAATAATAGGCATTGCAACATCTGATATACCAAAGGGAGCTCATGTACATGTACATAATGTTAAAGGATTAAGAGCAGGTGAAAAATGA
- a CDS encoding UxaA family hydrolase, with product MMKELFGYVRENGDVGFRNKVLIMPTVSCSSLAAFRIHQLVNGTAYVDNQYGCGQLKPDLELTEKTLINFAKNPNVSSVLLVSLGCESADYEKIADKIAETNKWVELLVIQEVGSTIDAIEKGVRIAKEMVEKNNKNRERVDWNSLILSAECGGSDFTSGIASNPVVGYVMDKVVELGGTTVISETTEAIGAEHILARRAINDEVREKFLKIVKRVENLSLSTGEDIRGSNPSPGNIKGGITTLEEKSLGAIEKGGRKSKLVDAIEYADLIPKKNGLIFMDTPGYDVQSVVGMVAGGSQAVLFTTGRGTPTGNPISPVIKITANPETFKKMGDNIDFDASPIIKGEDTIENLGEKLFSLLVDVLNGKLTKSEILGHQEFGIMKIYQSV from the coding sequence ATGATGAAAGAACTATTTGGCTATGTAAGGGAAAATGGTGATGTTGGATTCAGAAATAAAGTCCTAATAATGCCTACAGTTTCATGTTCTTCTTTAGCTGCATTTAGAATACATCAACTAGTTAACGGTACCGCTTATGTTGATAATCAATATGGCTGTGGTCAATTAAAACCAGATTTAGAATTAACCGAAAAAACCTTAATAAATTTTGCCAAAAACCCTAACGTTTCTTCAGTTTTATTAGTTAGTTTGGGATGCGAAAGCGCAGATTATGAAAAAATTGCTGACAAAATTGCAGAAACCAACAAATGGGTTGAATTATTAGTCATACAAGAAGTTGGTAGTACAATAGATGCAATTGAAAAAGGGGTTAGGATAGCTAAGGAAATGGTTGAGAAAAATAATAAAAACAGAGAGAGGGTTGATTGGAACTCATTAATATTATCTGCTGAATGTGGAGGGTCAGATTTTACATCTGGTATAGCTTCGAATCCTGTTGTTGGATATGTTATGGATAAAGTTGTTGAGCTTGGTGGAACAACGGTTATATCAGAAACTACAGAAGCAATTGGTGCAGAACATATTTTAGCAAGGAGAGCAATAAATGATGAAGTTAGAGAAAAGTTTTTAAAAATAGTGAAAAGGGTTGAAAACCTTTCATTAAGCACTGGAGAAGATATAAGAGGTTCAAATCCTTCACCTGGAAACATCAAAGGTGGTATTACCACATTGGAAGAAAAATCATTAGGTGCTATTGAAAAAGGGGGTAGAAAGTCTAAGCTAGTTGATGCCATAGAATATGCAGATCTGATACCAAAAAAGAATGGCTTAATTTTTATGGATACACCAGGATATGATGTTCAATCTGTTGTAGGTATGGTTGCAGGGGGATCTCAAGCAGTTTTATTTACAACAGGAAGAGGAACTCCAACAGGAAATCCGATATCACCTGTTATAAAAATTACTGCAAACCCTGAAACATTTAAAAAAATGGGGGATAACATAGATTTTGATGCTTCTCCTATAATAAAAGGGGAAGATACAATAGAAAATTTGGGAGAAAAGCTCTTTTCATTATTAGTTGATGTATTAAATGGAAAGTTAACAAAGTCAGAAATATTAGGTCATCAAGAATTTGGGATTATGAAAATATATCAATCAGTTTAA